atgttttctttcttttttccgaTATCCTTGTCAGAACCCTGTGGAATAAGCAGTAGATCAACAGGCTTGTCCTAACATAGATGTCATGCACGAtgacaaaagaaaaggaaaagagccACAGCACACTTACAAGCTTAACGAAAACATCATCATTTCCTTTCTTCACCGAGAGTTGCTTCATTGACTGCAGTTCCTCGTCAATTTCAACCTTTCTCTCTTCATTCTTCATTGCAAGTAATGCTTTTCTTTTCTCCTCCCTCACTTTCTCATACTCCTCCAAAGTCATCTCCTACTCATTTTAAGTCAAAAATACATCACTACAAGTGTGGTGCTGTAAGAAGCGTATGCATCCTAACAGACAAAATAAATCCTTCACAGTCAAAGTTTCAACTACCGAAAAAACTACAAGAGTTGGAATCACTAAATTGGGTTGCAAGTACTACAcagtttgatattttatttgcaAATAAAAGAGAGGCAGCACTCAGATAATGGTATTAAAAGCATGGCCCAGCACTCAGGAGCGTGGCAAATGTCAACACTCTAGATCCGATATCAAAAGCATTACTCGAAGCCACAATCTTTTCTCAATCTCGTATCCTTATCTTCAAGTACAACATTTCATATCCAAGTGAATACTCCAAAAGTCATGGTTCTCGCCTTGAAATTTTAATAGGATTTATGCCCATCAAAAAAAATTTAGACATCTTGAATTCTTGATAGATCATCGGTCAAACTAACTAACAGATGTTACCAAGATAAATAAACAATATTAAATATAAACAATGATAGTTATAAACAAAATAAAGCACATCTTAACTGAATgtatcagtgattgcaaaaggcgctcgggcgctcgcctaggcgctcgggcgaggcgaggcgaggcccgagcgcctcgctaatgtctcaggcggcgcgcttcaaacaggcgccgcctgggcgctcgcccgagcccaggcgctgggcgcttcgggcgagcgcctgggtaaaccaaggcgaccgaactagaattttaggtctggttcgatcctggttcggttgttagttggttcaatcgaaccaactaaactgatataaccctaaccctaaccctaacccaacactaacctgttgCCGCTGCAGCTCTTGATCccaatcccgatcgcgatctcgtcgctcgctgtcgctgctcgcgcctcccgcgagccctctcgctgctcgcgtctcctacgagccctcccgcgagccttcccgctgctcgcgcctccctcgagccctcccgctgctcacgcctcccgtgagccctcccgctgctcgcgcctcccgcgagccctctcgcctcccgcgagccctctcgcctcctgcgagccctcctgcgagccttcccgctgctcgcgccttccgctccctttccctttcccgctgccgccacttgccgctgctgccgccgccgctcccgggaggttcctcgtttctccgtcagcaggtttatatttattaatgtgattatatttattaattatattatatattatatatttttatatttttatttaaaattttaaataattatatttattaaatatattttatatttttatattttagcgcctcgcttcgctcgggcgagcgcctgggcgtttttggaccttggcgccttttggcgcctagcgctttttaaatcactggaatgTATAAATTAGTACTTGAGCCTCTAAAGATAATATACCAATACAACCATTAAAAGATACAGAAACCTCTCGCCTTTCTGCCAAAACTCATCAGGTATACAAAAGTTAGAAActacaaaaataaaatcattgaaGCCAATATATATACAACTGAATTTGCAATGCAAATAGTGTCAGACTATCACAATATACAGCAAAAGTTTTCCATTTAGACAACTATTTTTTACTTCATTCAACAACATAACATGCAGACAAACCATCATAACAAACTAGGCAACATGCTCATACAGAAAGTTACAATTACTTAGGTTCTAAACACATCCATACAATCACATAAAAAATGtacatatttatatcattttttaaaatatttatctctgTTCTTCTGGAACTTGTAATCGGCCTGCTGCTTAACAAATGACTTAAAAGATTCTCTTAATCTCTTGATGCAACTCATTTATCAAAAGCTGTGAAGACAAAAAGAAGCCACTCACTCAAGAACCTGAGATCAGATACATAACAGGAAGGACTGATGAAGTATTATTCAATCATCCTATATTCTATTATTTTCAAAGGTATCAAGATCTGGACAGGTCAAATGTGCAATCATAGTGAATGTCAAACAAGAATAGACATGAATGGGTTTTTGATAGGCATGACATTATTTCAACTTCAATAGTAGTTATATAAGGCACTTAAATGAGTACAATGCTATACAAAAGGTGAGTTAATAGTAGAAAACAGATTCCACATTACCACTAGGATAATTAGTCACTTAGTAATCAAAACGTTTCTAGTCAAAGTAAGTTCTAGAAGTTTATGTATAATTCAATGAGCTAGGTGCTCATTCTTTGCAACATAGAATACCCATGTAACAGCAGTATAATAAACTACAGCAACTACAGGGGAACAGGAAAATGTGACTCATTTGTTACTGTCACAGCATTTATTGCTGCACATCATGCTAGTATATAGCAAATGCAAAAAGATTTATGATAATGCGACACACAGAGAAGTAATCCACTGTATTATATTTTCCAAAATGGCTATTCAAGTATTCATGTACAAGTGTTAAATTAGATTTTTTGGCAAAAAAAGAGATATTCTATTATTTCTATGTGCAGTGTGAAACAAAGTTTTGTACAGTGGTACTCACTCACcttatcttcttccttctcttcaccTTCATTTGGTGCACCCTCGTTATCTTTGTTCACCTCAGGTGATGGCACCTCATCCTGCTCTGCCTGCTTTTCGGTTGCAATAGTCTTATCATCAGCATTAAGAACTTCTTCCTTTTCCCTACCAACATGAAAGGGTTCACAGTTAAAACGAAATGTTACAGAAATAACAAGCTAATATTATAAGGTTCCCCTCACTATACATCCTAAGAGTGAGTAATCAAGTCTCACTGTGCAATATCATCATCAGTTGCAGCTCCCCAGTTTCCACGGCCAGCTCCACTGCGTTTCATCTCATACCCACGGCCTGTTCCACTCCGCCGATCGTACATCCTCCGTGGAGGACGTTCAGAGTCATCTACAGCCTCCCCATTCCTGTATCCACCACGTCCACCATATCCACCGCGACGTCCACCACTGAACGGTTGACGCGGCGGCCGATCCCTCTCCTGAAGCCTACCAGCGTCACCATCTTCACCTCCTCCCGCACCATCAGCACTTTCATACACTCGCGAAGCTCCACCGGTGTTCCCATTTCCAAAATCACGATTTTGACTCATCGGACCTCCTCGTCCACCCCTACCACGGACGGGGCCACCTCGGCCAGCCCCGCCACGCACTGCCCCAGTATTACTCCTCGCATCCCTTACCTCTCTCACTACAAGATCAAATAGGATCCGATCAGATAAGCACTATGGCAAGGCGCAAAACGTATTTCAACCGGAGAAATAACGCACAAAACACGCAGCTTTAAAGCAGACAAACACGCCCGAGGCAAGAAGCTTCACAAGAAACAAGATAAGTTCCAGATTTGCACGGAAACTACGACAAAAGAAACTCATTTTTTCCCATAAGACGAATTCAACCAGATCAACGAGACCGACCGGCTTGAGCAGGAGGGAGAGGCTTGGTCGGAAGCTTAGCCGGCGCGTGAGGTGCGGCGGCGGCAGGGGCAGTGGGCTTCTTGGAGGCGATCTTCTGCTGATGGGCGGCGATGAGTTGCGTTGGGTCCTCGCTATCGTCGTCTCCGAGGAGATCGAAGGGGTTAATGCTGGCCATCTCCGCAAAAGAATCTTCAAGCGCCGGGGTCAGATAGGCCTTAGAGAAACAAAGAACTAGAAGAACACCAATCTCCGCGCCTCGACGATCTCCATGGGAATCCTAGAATCGGCGGCAAGATGTCTCGATTGAGCCGAATAAAGCAGGTTTCGGTGGAAGGGGCGGAGAGAGTGCAGATAAGCGACGCAAAAAACCCTAGCCGCCACGCCTGGGATTTACTTACCATATATATTTCGGTAATTAAATGACCAAGATAGCCATTGCTTGCAGGCTTCTTAACCAGATTACTTCCTCGTATAAGATGATAACCATGGGTTTTTTAGTCATAAAAAAAGATGTTTCATCGGGCCGACGCCAGTGGGATTCTTACGGTTCGCGTCGCGAGACAAGGGAATGCTCGTGGCAAGAAAATCTAGACCGTTATATTATGATCGTGCGGACGAGATCCGTTTAAATCTACGTTCGCGTCTCGTGGCGCGACAGGTTTGGTCGTCCACGGATGAGACGGTTGTCTCAACGGTGGCGATTGTTTTACTACATTATTGTGACATGTATTCTGTCTTCATTAATATGGGCCCCCAGAATGACCCATTAAGTCGGCCCAAAAGCGAAGTGGTTGGCCTTAGAGGTAATCCAGTAAGATCTTGGGGAATCGTAGGGTGATTTAGACGGGGGCAGTGAAGCATAGGAGGCCATCGAAAGGCCTACCGCTCAGTGTTCACGCCACTTAACTGGTCCGGCGAATAGTGTGTGAAGTCTCTCCTTGGAGACACCATGACGGTCATCGAGCCCGGTATGATGTTTCTCTCCGCACATCCTTTGCGCTTCTTCCAGTTTCATGTTCTCAGTTGTATGTTGAGGAGAATGATCCTGACAGCAGTGCATCTTTGTTTCATGTTGATTTGCTCTAGATCCGGTTCTTGAGGAGAATCCCATAGCCAACAACGGGAATGTGGAGGGCTCGGTGGAAGAAGAGGAACGCCTTCTTGATGGAGGATTTGTAGTCGTCGGCAGCAACGCCTTTGGTCACTCCTTCAGGTATATGTCACCTTCTGTCTTCCTCGGCACGAACCACGGTTTTGATTTTGGTATCATCTGGTCCCGATGCTTATGGATAAATATATCTTCATCATCCATAAAtggtattcttcttcttcttcttcctaacCGGTTCCTGTTTTCATGGTGATGCGGGGACTATGAGAAAGAGAGCGAAAGAAGAGCAACAGTGGAAGAGTTCTACCGTGTCAATCACATCTACCAAACATATGCTATATGGATTTGTCTTATACAACTTTCTTTCTCACGGTGATGATTTCTGTATATGCCAAAAGTTCCATTCGAAGTTGGATACGTTTTGAACGATCTAAATTGTTTAGATGTCTGCAACGTCAAACCTCCAAAGATACGGGGTTCCATTGTTTTTCTTTTGATGTTGTTGTCACGCAATTGCTGCGTCTGCGTCGGGCTATTATTCGATCGTATATCAATTTGATGTTCACCTTGTTTTGAAGTTAATTTTACGTGACTGCGGTTGATGCCTGCGGCaacgcgaagaagaagaagaagaaggaagagtatGGAAAGCTGCAGAAGGCGGAGATGAGCATATGGGACTGCATCGAGCTTCTGAATGAGATAGTCGACGAGAGCGATCCGGACCTCGATGAGCCCCAAATCGAACACCTTCTCCAATCCGCCGAAGCCGTTCGCCGAGACTACCCGGATCAAGATTGGCTTCACCTCACTGCCCTCATCCATGGTATCTTAAGTAAATCGATAATTTCTTTTCGCGAGACTACTAATTAAGAGTTGTAGCTGTTCAATTACTCATTCGTTTGTGCTGTGGTAGATCTTGGAACAGTACTGATGAACCCCACGTTCGGTGGAGAGCCTCAGTGGTGTGTTGTTGGTGGTGactggcctctctctctctctctctctcgcgaacGAAACATTTGGATCTTAGTCGGCTGCAATCTGTCTCTTCTGTTGATATTTTATGTCCCTTCATCACACAGGTGATGCGTTCCCAGTCACTGGGCTGTGCATTGGACGAATCCATAGTTCACCACAACGTAAAAGTCATCTGACTCACTCCACAGCTAACTCCATGCCACCTCCCTTTCTCTCTTTCGTTTACCTTTTACGTGC
Above is a genomic segment from Musa acuminata AAA Group cultivar baxijiao chromosome BXJ3-4, Cavendish_Baxijiao_AAA, whole genome shotgun sequence containing:
- the LOC135637005 gene encoding RGG repeats nuclear RNA binding protein A-like; protein product: MASINPFDLLGDDDSEDPTQLIAAHQQKIASKKPTAPAAAAPHAPAKLPTKPLPPAQAVREVRDARSNTGAVRGGAGRGGPVRGRGGRGGPMSQNRDFGNGNTGGASRVYESADGAGGGEDGDAGRLQERDRPPRQPFSGGRRGGYGGRGGYRNGEAVDDSERPPRRMYDRRSGTGRGYEMKRSGAGRGNWGAATDDDIAQEKEEVLNADDKTIATEKQAEQDEVPSPEVNKDNEGAPNEGEEKEEDKEMTLEEYEKVREEKRKALLAMKNEERKVEIDEELQSMKQLSVKKGNDDVFVKLGSDKDIGKKKENIDRDERSKKSMSINEFLKPTEGERNRGGRGRGRGRGGRGQFGSGFGGEGSTFAAAAAPSIEDPGQFPTLGGK
- the LOC103981514 gene encoding inositol oxygenase 1-like → MTVIEPDPVLEENPIANNGNVEGSVEEEERLLDGGFVVVGSNAFGHSFRFYVTAVDACGNAKKKKKKEEYGKLQKAEMSIWDCIELLNEIVDESDPDLDEPQIEHLLQSAEAVRRDYPDQDWLHLTALIHDLGTVLMNPTFGGEPQWCVVMRSQSLGCALDESIVHHNYFKENPDYDNPLFQTRLGVYTENCGLDKVTMSWGHDEYMYLVMKGNETKLPPASFFIVRFHSLYALHRSGAYTYLMNQHDKEMLEWLLVFNKSDLYSKSKVKINLEEVKPYYLSLSDKYFPAKLRW